One genomic window of Geoanaerobacter pelophilus includes the following:
- a CDS encoding beta-ketoacyl synthase N-terminal-like domain-containing protein has product MIQDTPDIVVTGLAAISAAGVGVEPLVTAVRGGQSCLTPVPEAIAGRAGLRWGKAEKFRAADFMPPLKARKFDRCSLLATVATGMALADAGVTKDSLAPERVGITMGSGFGGITNSEEFLTGYFQKGVDGLTPMLFPNTVANAAASNASIEHHLQGPNVTTVQRFCSAENAFQLACRFIAEGRADVMVTGGVDELTSRMLQGFQALGQNRSFAADYAEGCGLLVLERRSHAEARGARIMGEVTAISTLGLIPAGRESQAVSQLLPSESPKRLCLSGTADLLPAFAALLPDTPRICLPQVTGRSIAMGGLSMVALVATLGAGEQGLHLAASPEGPYYAISFTGGKPV; this is encoded by the coding sequence ATGATCCAGGATACTCCCGATATCGTCGTTACCGGATTGGCAGCCATCTCCGCTGCCGGTGTCGGTGTCGAGCCGCTGGTCACGGCGGTGCGTGGCGGTCAGAGCTGTCTGACCCCTGTTCCGGAAGCGATTGCCGGCAGGGCCGGACTAAGGTGGGGCAAGGCCGAAAAGTTTCGCGCCGCCGATTTCATGCCGCCGCTCAAGGCCCGCAAGTTTGACCGCTGCAGTCTGTTGGCCACGGTGGCGACCGGCATGGCGTTGGCCGATGCCGGAGTGACAAAGGATTCGCTAGCGCCGGAGCGGGTCGGGATCACCATGGGGTCCGGTTTTGGCGGCATTACTAATTCCGAGGAGTTCCTGACCGGTTACTTCCAAAAAGGGGTCGATGGCCTGACGCCGATGCTGTTCCCGAATACCGTGGCCAATGCCGCGGCCAGCAACGCTTCCATCGAGCATCACCTGCAGGGACCAAACGTCACCACAGTGCAGCGGTTCTGCTCCGCTGAGAACGCCTTCCAGCTTGCCTGCCGGTTCATTGCCGAGGGGCGGGCCGATGTCATGGTGACCGGCGGGGTCGATGAACTGACCTCGCGGATGTTGCAGGGGTTTCAGGCACTGGGGCAAAACCGTAGCTTTGCTGCTGATTATGCCGAAGGGTGCGGTCTTTTGGTTCTGGAGCGCAGGTCGCATGCCGAGGCCCGAGGGGCAAGGATCATGGGCGAAGTCACTGCCATCAGCACCTTGGGATTGATCCCGGCTGGTCGTGAATCCCAAGCAGTTAGTCAGCTGTTGCCGTCAGAATCTCCGAAACGACTTTGCCTGTCAGGGACAGCGGATCTGCTCCCCGCATTTGCCGCCCTGCTGCCGGATACGCCGCGGATTTGCCTGCCGCAAGTTACCGGTCGCTCCATTGCCATGGGCGGCCTTTCCATGGTTGCCCTGGTGGCGACACTTGGGGCAGGTGAACAGGGGCTGCATCTTGCCGCTTCCCCGGAAGGCCCTTATTACGCCATCTCTTTCACCGGAGGGAAGCCTGTTTAA